The sequence TCGCGTCGTCGTAAAGCATCAGGTGCTGCTGGGTCAGCGCCGCCACATGCTGGCTCAGTGTCTCGGAAAAATGCACCCAGATCAGCCAGTCGATCCGCTCCGCATCGCCCGGCATCCGGCCCATGGCGCTGTCGGGGAACCGCTCGCACAACGCCTCGGTGATCGCACCCGTCTCCCAGATCGTGCGCCCGTCCATCTCCAGCGCGGGCACGCGACCCGCCGGGTTCAGCGCCAGGTATTCGGGGCTGCGCAGCGACTTGTCGAAGGGCCATTGCACCACCTCGAACTCCACGCCCATTTCATGCAGCAACCAGAAGGTCCGCATCGAGCGGCTCTGCGGCACATGATGCAGCCGGATCATGCCGCGCTCTCCGCTTCGTCTTCCAGCACGATCAGCGCGGCCCCCGCCTCGACCTGCGCGCCCTCGGCCACCAGAACCTCGGCCACGACACCATCGCGCCCGGCGACCAACGCATGCTCCATCTTCATCGCCTCCAGCA comes from Roseibacterium elongatum DSM 19469 and encodes:
- a CDS encoding glutathione S-transferase family protein, whose translation is MIRLHHVPQSRSMRTFWLLHEMGVEFEVVQWPFDKSLRSPEYLALNPAGRVPALEMDGRTIWETGAITEALCERFPDSAMGRMPGDAERIDWLIWVHFSETLSQHVAALTQQHLMLYDDAMRSPVVMKLEARRIEKCYAAIEGRLEGRDYLLDGGFSAADVSVGQAVYMARHFAPLEAFPRLAAWYARITARPGFIASLPVEDAERLYTRDYYEPWEG